A section of the Anabaena cylindrica PCC 7122 genome encodes:
- a CDS encoding restriction endonuclease subunit S, with amino-acid sequence MLNKPIWYEEKLGKYAYIKGRIGWRGLKASEYTEDGPYLIAGHHIAAGQVKWSACDHVSMPRYLESREIALEEGDIILTKDGTIGRVAIIDNLPGLATINSTMMLIRVRSPLVPRYVYHYLTGDSFQKLVTDKVSGSSIPHIFQRDMVELTIPFPSKSEQQCIAEILDTIEEAIAHTSSIIAKLKQIKAGLLHDLLTRGLDENGELRDAIAHPQEFKDSPLGKIPKDWEVTVLAQEIDIRHGYAFKGEYFSDDPPGEVLLVPGNFHREGGLYFEKNNIKYYQGEIPESTILQNGDLLTVMTDLSPKTLILGRVVLLDLPFKLLHNQRIGKIVVKSTNRWDKQFLILVMNSDRVRQNIISNATGTTVRHTSPDRITRNIVAKPKLEEQKKISEIIETQDTRIRTEEAYLEKLKLQKKGLMHDLLTGKVRINQVKNNIAIPTTA; translated from the coding sequence ATGTTGAATAAACCAATTTGGTACGAGGAAAAATTGGGTAAATATGCGTATATAAAAGGCCGTATTGGTTGGCGAGGTCTGAAAGCATCTGAATATACTGAAGATGGACCATACTTGATTGCTGGTCATCACATTGCAGCAGGACAAGTCAAATGGTCTGCTTGCGATCATGTCTCAATGCCTCGCTACCTTGAGTCTAGGGAAATTGCTCTTGAAGAAGGCGATATTATTCTTACTAAAGATGGAACTATTGGTCGTGTTGCCATTATTGATAATTTACCTGGCTTGGCAACTATTAACTCTACAATGATGCTTATTCGGGTACGCTCACCTTTAGTACCACGATATGTGTATCACTATTTAACTGGTGACAGCTTTCAGAAGCTCGTTACAGATAAAGTTTCAGGTAGCTCAATCCCTCATATCTTTCAGCGGGACATGGTAGAACTAACCATACCTTTCCCGTCGAAGTCTGAACAACAATGTATTGCTGAAATACTCGACACCATAGAAGAAGCGATCGCACACACATCTTCTATTATCGCCAAACTCAAGCAAATCAAAGCCGGACTGCTTCACGACTTACTGACTCGCGGACTTGATGAGAATGGAGAATTACGGGATGCGATCGCACATCCTCAAGAGTTCAAAGATTCACCACTGGGGAAAATTCCGAAAGATTGGGAAGTTACTGTTCTTGCTCAAGAAATTGATATACGTCATGGCTATGCTTTTAAAGGTGAGTATTTTTCTGATGATCCTCCAGGAGAAGTGCTTTTAGTTCCGGGAAACTTTCATAGAGAAGGTGGACTTTATTTTGAGAAAAACAATATTAAGTATTATCAAGGGGAAATTCCAGAAAGCACTATTTTACAAAATGGTGATTTGTTAACTGTAATGACTGACCTTTCTCCAAAAACACTTATTTTAGGTAGAGTAGTATTACTGGATCTACCATTTAAACTTTTACATAATCAACGAATTGGCAAAATAGTTGTCAAATCTACTAATAGATGGGATAAGCAGTTTTTGATCCTTGTTATGAATAGCGATAGAGTTAGGCAAAATATTATTAGTAATGCAACAGGTACAACAGTACGGCATACCTCACCTGATCGAATTACTAGAAACATTGTTGCAAAACCAAAATTAGAAGAACAGAAAAAAATATCAGAGATTATCGAAACTCAAGATACCCGCATCCGCACAGAAGAAGCATACCTGGAAAAACTCAAACTCCAGAAAAAAGGACTAATGCACGACTTATTAACTGGAAAAGTCCGAATCAATCAGGTTAAAAATAATATAGCCATACCTACAACAGCATAA
- the darT gene encoding type II toxin-antitoxin system toxin DNA ADP-ribosyl transferase DarT translates to MPIPIYHITHINNLPSILKSGGLMANSRLRQETIKYLDIAHGHIQDRRSITRVPCGAGGTLHNYVPFYFAPRSPMLYAIHRKNVGQYSNGQTPILHLVSSAEAVETAGLSFVGADGHAAMEYTAFFDEIEYLYADGVIDWEIMETNYWADTEEDGDRKRRRQAEFLVHQFFPWRLIEEIGVFNTTIQTQVKEILQKINVQTPVRVYSKWYY, encoded by the coding sequence ATGCCCATCCCTATCTACCACATCACCCACATCAACAACTTACCCTCCATTCTCAAATCAGGTGGATTGATGGCAAACAGTAGGCTAAGGCAAGAAACAATTAAATATCTTGATATTGCTCATGGACACATCCAAGATAGACGATCAATAACTCGTGTTCCTTGTGGTGCTGGTGGAACTTTACATAATTATGTACCATTCTATTTTGCTCCACGTTCTCCCATGCTCTACGCCATTCATAGAAAAAATGTAGGTCAATATAGCAATGGACAAACACCAATTCTTCATTTAGTTTCCAGTGCAGAAGCGGTTGAAACTGCGGGACTATCCTTTGTAGGTGCAGACGGACACGCAGCTATGGAATATACAGCTTTTTTTGATGAAATTGAATATTTGTATGCAGATGGCGTGATTGACTGGGAAATTATGGAAACTAACTACTGGGCTGATACAGAAGAAGACGGGGACAGAAAACGCCGACGACAAGCCGAGTTTTTAGTGCATCAGTTTTTTCCCTGGCGACTCATTGAAGAAATTGGTGTCTTTAACACCACAATTCAAACACAAGTTAAAGAAATATTACAAAAAATTAACGTTCAGACCCCTGTTAGGGTTTACTCTAAATGGTACTATT